Within Pseudomonas paeninsulae, the genomic segment CGACGAGTTCGGCACCACCTTCGGCAATATCTATGCACTGACCGGCACAGGTTTCGACTACGCGGTGCTCAAGGACTATGCCGACCGCGTGCAGCTGCAGCTGCAGCGGGTCAAGGATGTTGGCAAGGTCGATCTGCTCGGTCTGCAGGACGAGAAGATCTGGATCGAGTTGTCCAACACCAAGCTGGCCACCCTCGGCCTGCCGCTGAGCGTGGTGCAACAGGCGCTGGAAGAGCAGAACGCGGTGGCGGCGGCCGGCTTCTTCGAAACCGTCTCTGACCGCGTGCAGCTGCGGGTGACCGGGCGCTTCGAGTCGGTCGAGGACATCCGCAACTTCCCGATCCGGGTGGCCGAGCGGACCTTCCGCATCGGCGATGTAGCCGAGGTCAAACGCGGCTTCAACGACCCACCGGCGCCGCGCATGCGCTTCATGGGTGAAGACGCCATCGGCCTGGCCGTATCGATGAAGGCCGGCGGCGACATCCTGGTGCTGGGCAAGGCCCTGGAAATCGACTTCGCCCGCCTGCAGGAAACCCTGCCGGCCGGCATGCAACTGCGCAAGGTCTCGGATCAACCGGCGGCGGTGAAGACCGGCGTCGGCGAGTTCATTCGCGTACTCACCGAGGCGGTGATCATTGTCCTGCTGGTGAGCTTTTTCTCCCTCGGCCTGCGCACCGGCCTGGTGGTGGCGCTGTCGATTCCGCTGGTGCTGGCGATGACCTTCGCCGCCATGTACTACCTGGGGATCGGCCTGCACAAGATCTCCCTCGGCGCGCTGGTGTTGGCGTTGGGGCTGATGGTCGACGACGCGATCATTGCCGTGGAAATGATGGCGATCAAGATGGAGCAGGGCTACGACCGCATCAAGGCGGCCAGCTATGCCTGGACCAGCACCGCCTTTCCGATGCTCACCGGGACCCTGATCACCGCCGCCGGCTTTCTGCCGATCGCCATCGCGCAGTCCGGCACCGGCGAATACACCCGTTCGATCTTCCAGGTGGTGACCATCGCCTTGCTGGTGTCATGGATCGCCGCCGTGGTCTTCGTGCCCTACCTGGGCGCCAAGCTGCTGCCGGACCTGGCCAAGTTGCATGCGGCCAAGCATGGCAGCAGCGCCGAGGGGCATGATCCCTACGCGACACCGTTCTATCAGCGCGTGCGGCGTACCGTGCAATGGTGCGTGCGGCGGCGCAAGACGGTGATCCTGCTGACCCTTGCGCTGTTCGTCGCCTCGATAGTGCTGTTCCGTTTCGTGCCACAGCAGTTCTTTCCCGCTTCCGGGCGTCTGGAGCTGATGGTCGACCTCAAACTGGGCGAAGGCGCCTCCTTGAACGCCACTGCAGAGCAGGTCAAGCATCTCGAGCAACTGCTCGATGGCCACGAGGGCATCGACAATTATGTCGCCTATGTCGGCACTGGCTCGCCGCGCTTCTACCTGCCGCTCGACCAGCAACTGCCGGCTGCCAGTTTTGCCCAGTTCGTGGTGCTGGCGAAAAGCATCGAGGAGCGCGAAAAAATCCGCAGCTGGCTGATCGCCACCCTGAATGACGAATTCCCAGCCCTGCGTACGCGCGTTTCGCGCCTGGAGAACGGCCCGCCGGTTGGCTACCCGGTGCAGCTGCGCGTCTCCGGCGAGCATATCGACGAGGTTCGCGCGCTGGCCCGCGAGGTGGCGGACAAGGTGCGCGACAACCCGCATGTGGCCAACGTGCACCTGGACTGGCAAGAGCCGAGCAAGGTGGTGCGCCTGAATATCGACCAGGAGCGCGCGCGTGCCCTGGGCATCAGCACCGCCGATCTGTCGCGCTTTCTGCGCAGCTCGCTGACCGGCTCGTCGGTGAGTCAGTACCGCGAAGGCAACGAACTGATCGAAATTCTGCTGCGCGGCACTCTGAGCGAGCGCCAGCAACTCGGTCTATTGCCGAGCCTGGCGATACCCACCGACAGCGGCACCAGCGTGCCCTTGGCGCAGATCGCCATCCTCGAATACGGTTTCGAGGAAGGGGTGATCTGGCACCGCAATCGCTTGCCGACCGTCACCGTACGCGCCGACATCTACGGCAAAGAGCAACCGGCCAGTCTGGTCAAACAGATCCTGCCGACCCTGGAGCCGATCCGCGCGGCGCTGCCCGATGGCTACCTGCTGGACGTCGGCGGTACGGTCGAGGACTCGGCGCGCGGGCAGCAGTCGGTGAATGCCGGGGTGCCGCTATTTATCGTGGTGGTGCTGACCCTGCTGATGCTGCAGCTGAAAAGCTTCTCGCGCTCGGCGATGGTGTTCCTCACCGCGCCGCTGGGCCTGATCGGCGTGACCCTGTTCCTGCTGATTTTCCGCCAGCCGTTCGGCTTCGTTGCCATGCTTGGCACCATCGCCCTGTCCGGCATGATCATGCGTAACTCGGTGATCCTGGTCGATCAGATCGAGCAGGACAGAAGCGCCGGCATGGACAGTTGGAACGCCATTATCGAAGCCACGGTGCGGCGCTTCCGGCCCATCGTGCTGACCGCCCTGGCGGCGGTGCTGGCGATGATCCCGCTGTCGCGCAGCGTGTTCTTCGGGCCGATGGCGGTGGCCATCATGGGCGGCCTGGTCGTCGCCACGGCGCTGACCCTGCTGTTCCTGCCGGCACTCTACGCCGCCTGGTTCCGGGTCAAGCAAGAGCCTGATCCGGCGATTTAACTCGCCCGCTACCCGAACAACGCCGTTCACTTGGCTCAAGTGAACGGCGTTTTTTGTCGCGCCTATGTGGGTCTGCAGGCCCTGCGAGATTGTCGGGTGGATGACGCTTAATCCATCCGCCATTAGCGATGCTGGCTGAAAACGGCGTCGTCGAGCCTACCCAGTTTTGGTCGCCGGATAAGCTGCCGAACGCGGTGCGATCCGCAACGCATCTGTGGATTGCACTGGCGCTCAGCCCGGCTACAAATCCCGCTGTTGGTCCCGTTTTGCGCGGCGCCGAACCGATTTTGGCGGGCGCTGTCCGCCCACAGGCCGGGCTCAAGCTGTTACCGTTGTGGCAGGCAGTTGCCGGCAGGCGTGGTTTTTTGCGCGTGAATCCGTTGCGTTGCAGGCCTGATTCCTGCGCTGGTTTGTCTTCTGCTGCTCATTGCATGGGTTGCACTAAATTCCATGAATTCAGGGAGACCTCGCATGTCATTGAAAAATACCGTCCACTTGATCGCCTATCCCAACCGCATCGGTTCGGACCTGGCTGACCTGGCCAATTTCGTCGAACACAAGCTCGGTCGCGCGGTGGGTGGGGTGCATGTTCTGCCGCCCTTTCCGTCGAATGCCGACAGTGGCTTCTCGCCGCTGACGCACAAGCGCATCGACCCGGCTCTCGGCGATTGGGCAGACATCGAGCGCCTGACCGCGCACTACGATGTCTGTCTGGATCTGGTACTCAATCACCTGGCCGATGACTCGCCGGAGTTCCAGGACTACCTGCAAAAGGGCGATGACTCGGAGTGGGCCGAGATGTTCGTCGATGTCGACAGCCTGGGCGAGATCGGCCCGGACGATCTGGCGAAGATCCACATCCGCAAGGAAAAGGAACCGTTCCGCGAAATCACCTTTGCCGACGGCAGCAGCGGGCGGGTCTGGTGCACCTTCACCGAGCGTCAGATCGACCTCAACTACGACTCGCCGGTGACCTACCAGATGATGGCCGACACCATCGCCTTTCTCGCCGAGCGCGGGGTGAAACTGTTGCGTCTGGATGCCTTCGGCTACACCACCAAGAAGATCGGCACCAGCTGCTTTCTGGTCGAGCCGCAGGTGTGGCAAATCCTCGACTGGTTCAAGAACACGGCGGCGACCCGCGGCATAGAGATACTGCCCGAGGTGCACGACCACCCGAGTTGGCAGTACGCCATCTCGGCGCGCGGCATGTGGTCCTATGCCTTCGCGCTGCCGCCCCTGCTGCTGTATACGCTGCTCGACGGCAACAGCCAGTACCTCAAGTCCTGGCTGCGCATGTGTCCGCACAACCAGATCACCGTGCTCGATACCCACGATGGCATCTGCATTCCGGATGTGGAGGAAATCCTTCCGCGTGAGCATATCGAAGCACTGATCCAGAACGTCTCGGAACGCAGCGCCGACCCCATTCTGCGCCGCTCGGCCGCCAACGTGCACAGCGTCGGCGCGATCTACCAGCTCACCTGCACCTTCTTCGATGCCCTGCAGGGCAACGAAGACGCCTACATCGCCGCCCGCGCGATCCAGTTCTTTACCCCCGGCATTCCGCAGGTCTACTACGTCGGCCTGCTGGCCGGCCACAACGACACCGAGCTGTTGGAAGAAACGGGCGAGGCGCGGGAAATCAACCGCCACTACTATTCGTTGGACGAGGCCGAGCAGGCCCTGCAAGCCCCAGTGGTGCAGCGTCTGCTCAGCCTGATGGAGCTGCGTTCGACCCACCCGGCCTTCGCCGGCGAGTTCGAACTGCATCAGTCGAACATGTCGAGCGTCTCCATGGGCTGGCGCGCCGGTGAGCATTGGTGCCACCTGTTCGTCGACCTGAATTTCCGCACCGCCACGATCACCTGCAGTGGCCCGGAGGGGGAAGAGGAAACGTCCTGCAGGTGTTGAGCCGGTAGTCGTGGGGTGCAGGATTGAAGCGTTTCCGCAGCAGTCGGGTTTGGCTGCGCTGCGTTTCCATGCGGCCAGCTGATGTTGGCATTGGCCGTCGCCGGGGTGATTGCGGGCGAATGACAAACCACCGGGTAGGATGGGTTGAGCAGAGCGATACCCATGCGGTTGTTGGTCAGCCTGCTTGATGGGTATCGCTGCGCTCAACCCATCCTACGAACCAGCCTGCGGCTGTGACTGCGCTGCGATTCCACGCGGCCACCAGATGGGGCTTTGGGCGCCGTCTGGGTCATTGCGGGCGAATGACAAACCGCCAAACCAGCACCGAACTACAACGCCCCAAACACCTTCTTCGCCAAACTGGTCGCCGCCCCGGCCGGGTTCTGGCGAATGCTGGCTTCCTGCTTGGCGATCATTTCGAACAGGCCGTCCAGCGCCTGTTCGGTGACGTAGTTTTCGATAGAGGCGCTCTTCGCGTCGACCACGCCGAAGCTCGCGGCCTGGCCGGCGAAGGCGTTGTACTGCTGGGCCAGGCCAACCTGGTCGGTGGCCTGCTTGACGATCGGCAGGAAGCGCGCGCGGATCTGCTCGCGGCTGCTCTTGTTCAGGTACTGGGTGGCCGAGTCCTGCGGGCCAGCGAGGATGCCCTTGGCATCCTGTACGGTCATCTTCTGCACGGCACTCACCAGCAAGGCCTGGGCCTGCGGTACGGCGGCTTCGGCAGCCTGGTTCATGCTGGCTTCCAGCTGGGTCACCTGGGCGCCCATGCCCATCATCTTCATGGTTTTCGCCGCCTTGCCGAGGTTGCCCGGCAGCTCGATGCGTACCTGCGGGTTATTGCTGAAACCGCCCGGGGCGCCCAGTTGCTTGACCGCCACCTGCGCGCCCTGGATCAAGGCGTCCTTCAGCCCACCGCTGGCGTCCTGCTGGGACAGGTCGGCGAGCGACAGGGCAAAAGCGCTGGCAGACAGGGCCAGGCCGGCAACGAGTGCAGAGATGCGAAACATGGGGCGATCCTTCTTGCGCTGAGGTATCTAGCGAGGGTAGCGGAGCGGGGCGCTGGTGCAAACCCTGGGACTATCTTTATGCCCGCCCGGCGTCGGCGGCGACGCATTCACGCAGCCAGTCGATGAAGACCTGCAGCCGGCTCGGCATGGGCTCATGGGCTGGGTGCACCAGCTGGTACTGACAGCGACTGGTCAGCGCGAAGCCGCCGAATGGCAGGATGAGTTCGCCTCGTTCAAGCCGCTGCTGCACCAGCTGATAGCGGCCGATGGCGATCCCCGCGTGATTGATCGCCGCCAGCACGCAGAGGTCGGAACGGTCGAAGGTGAGACTGCGCTGGGGCAGCGTGGCCTCAATCCCGAAGTGCCTGGCCCACAGTTGCCACTCGGCATCATAGGCGGCGTTGTCCCAGGCCAGGGAGTCATGCAGCAGGGTGCACTGTTGCAGGTTGTCCGGGTTATCCAGCAAGCCATGGCGCTGGGCATACTCGGGGCTGCACACCGGGGCGATCTGTTCGTCCATCAGTTGGCTGGCGATCAGGCCGGGAAACGTATCGCTGGTGAAATACAGCGCCAAATCGATGTTCTGGGTGCGGAAGTCGACCGTGTCGTTGCCCACCCGGATATCCAGGGCAACCGAGGGGTAACGGGCGGTAAAGTCGGCCAGCCTCGGCACCAGCCAGCATTCGGCGAGCGAGGGGCGGACATAGATCGCCAGCGGCCCGGCGATTTCGGAACCTGGGGCCTGCTGCAAGGCTTCGAGCAACTCGCCCACGGCACCTTGCAGGATGTTGAAGATGCGCTCGCCATCCGCGGTTAGGCGAATCTGCCGGGTCAGGCGCTGAAACAGTTTCAAGCCCAGCCCGCGTTCCAGGCGGCCGATACGATGGCTGACGGCGCTCGGCGTCAGGCATAGCTCGTCTGCCGCGCGGGCAAAGCTCAGATGGCGCGCCGCCGCAAGGAAGGTATGCAGGTTGGCGAACTGGCTACTGTTGAGCCCGGCGCCAAGCCGAGGGGGAAGATTGAGCATGAGGTCATTCTAGCAATGAGCGGTTGTGAAAAAACGCTCGCGTACTGCGACCGAGCGCTGGCGAGCCGGTCAGGGCAGCCAGCGCATACGCCGGGTTCAGGCCTGTTCCGCTTGCAACAGGTGCCGGCCCTTGGCCAGATAGTCGGCCATTTCCGCCGCGGGCACCATGCTGCCGCCGGTGGCCCAGACCAGATGAGTCGCCTGGGCCATCCGCGCCGGGGTCAGGTGCATGCGCGCGCGATAGCCTTGCTCCTCGCTGAGCACGCGGGCCATGCCCGGTACGCCGGCCAGCGCCGAGGGTTCGAGGCGCAGGCCTTCGCTGCTTTCCAGCAGCGCCAGCAGGCGATACAACTCTTCATCGCTGACCGTGTAATAGCCGTCGATCGAACGCTGCATGGCGCGGCCGACGAAGCCGGACGGGCGGCCGACCGCCAGGCCATCGGCGGCGGTGAGGTTGTCGATGCCGAAGTCCTGCACCGAGACCTCATCGTGGCGACCGGTATGCACTCCGATCAGCATGCAGGGTGAGTGAGTGGGCTCGGCAAACAGGCAATGCACCGCATCGCCAAACGCCAACTTGAGGCCGAAGGCCACTCCGCCTGGGCCACCGCCGACGCCACAGGGCAGGTAGACGAACAGCGGGTGCTCGGCATCGACGCTGATCGCCGCGGCGGCCAATTGTTGCTTCAGCCGTTCTGCGGCGACGGCATAGCCGAGAAACAGGCTGGTCGAATTTTCATCATCGACGAAGTGGCAGCAGGGGTCGGCATCCGCCTGTTTGCGCCCCTCGGCCACCGCAACGCTGTAGTCGCAGGCGTACTCGACCACAGTCACGCCATGGCCGCGCAGCTTGTCCTTCTTCCACTGCCGCGCATCGGCCGACATATGCACCGTCGCCTGGAAGCCTAGGCGGGCGCTGATGATGCCGATCGACAGGCCGAGATTGCCGGTCGAACCGACGGCAATCTTGTAGCGGCCGAAGAAGGCCCGGGCCGCATCGCTGTCGAGCAGGGCGTAATCGTCGGTTATTTGCAGCAAGCCTTCGGCCAGCGCCAGCTCCTCGGCATGCTTGAGCACCTCATAGATGCCGCCGCGCGCCTTGATCGATCCGGAGATGGGCAGATGGCTGTCCTGCTTGAGCCACAGCGCACCGCCCCCGTTGAGTCCATAGCGTTCGCCCAGCAGGGCCTGCAGGTGCGGCACCGCGCGGATACTCGACTCGATGATCCCGCCACTGCCTGCGGTCTCCGGGAATGCGCGGGCGATGTAGGGGGCGAAGCGCAACAGGCGCGCGCTGGCGTCGTCGACGTCTGTCTGGGTCAGCCCGACATCCTGCAAGGCCTCGGCCGCACAGGCGATTCGCGGATTGAACCAGCTGGTCTCCTGCAGCGCGATCAACTGGTTGAGCAGCGGGTATTCGTCGCACCAGGTGGTGAGGGGTTTGCCAAGCAGCATGGGTAGGTTCCTTGAGTCGGTGTGCCCTAGCGGATGTTCTGCTGCGCCTGGAGCAGAGCAACAGGCCGCGTAACGCTGCTATTAGGCGGCGCAACACAGCTGCTGACAAAGGATGCTTGTGCAACGGATAGATGACGCAAGATCGTCTGTACCCCAGCAATAGCGCCCGGACCTGAGCGAACCATGCGGTCCTGAATCGGCGGCTGCGCTCCATTCAGCTGCGCTCGGCGGGGGATTACTGCTGATTCATCCTGGCTGAATAAGCAGTAATCCGCCTTAGACAACCGGCGCGCGGGATGACTGGCGATCAACGCCAAGGTCGATATCCGCGCAACGGCTCATCTGCAATCAACGGCTGACGGCAGCAATCACCGAGATTTCTACCAGCAGTTCAGGGCTGGCCATCGAGGCTTCCACGCAGGCACGGGCAGGGGCGAAACCCGCTGGCACCCAGCTGTCCCAGACGCTGTTCATCTCGGCGAACAGGCTCATGTCTTTGATGTAGATGGTGGCGGACAGCAGCTGTTCGCGATTGCTGCCGACCGATTCCAGCAAGGTATCGACCTTGGCCAGCATGGTCCGCGTTTGTTCCTGAATTCCGGCGCTGCGGTCTTCTGCGACCTGCCCGCATAGATAGGCGGTCTGGTTATGCACCACGACTCGGCTCATTCGTGCAGCTGTTTCGTATCGGGTTATGCTCATGACGGCTCCTGTGAGAGTTCGATTTTGGGATGACACGACGAGCTTAGCGGGGCAGGGCGTATAAACCTATGCTGAAGTTTTGAGCGGTTGTGACAAAATTCCCGCCTGCAAACGCCCCGCGTCGGTTTCGCGACGGCGCTCGATATTTTCACACCCCCTGAACGCGATCCGTCGCAGTCATTCAGCTCGGCCGCATAGCCGAAGAGAAGCTAACCGCATGTCGCGAATACTTTCGATCCTGGCAGTGCTTGCCGCCTTGTACGTGGCGATCTGCGTCGCCTTGTTGGTGTTCCAGCGCAGCCTCATCTACTTCCCGCAACCGCTCTCCATCAGCCAGCCCGACACACTGCTCAGGCTGCCAGTGGACGATGGCGAGGTGCTGGTTTCAGTCAGGCCCCACGCCGGCCCGAATGCGCTGATCTACTTCGGTGGCAACGCCGAGGACGTTTCGCGGAATCTGGCCGAGTTTTCCCAGGCCTTTCCCGAACATGCGCTCTACTTGCTGCACTACCGCGGTTTTGCGGGCAGTGCCGGGTCGCCCTCCGAGGAGGCGATTCAGCGCGATGCCCTGGCCTTGTTCGACCGGGTGCATGCCGCGCATCCGCAGACCGTGGTGATGGGGCGCAGCCTGGGCACGGGGGTCGCCATTCGTCTGGCCAGCCAACGCCCGGCCTCACGCCTGCTGTTGATCACGCCGTTCGACAGCCTGCAGACGATCGCCGCACGGCAGTTCCCCTTCCTGCCGATTAAGTGGCTGCTCAAGGACAAGTTCGAATCCTCGACCTATGCCGCGCGCATCAAGGTGCCGACCCTGCTGATCGCGGCCGAACAGGACGAAATCATTCCACGTTCGAGTACCGAGGCGCTCTACCGGCATTTCGCGCCCGGCGTGGCCACGCTTAAGGTCATCCCGGACAAGGGCCACAACTCGATCTCCGAAAGCCCCGCGTACCTGCCTTTGCTGCGCTCCGCGATGTGAACAGGCTCTAGCGCTGGGTTGGGGGGATTCGGCGTGCTCAGAACAGGCCGAGCTGGCCGCCGACCAGGCGGGAGAAGTCGTCGCCCACGAACGGCAGGATGGCGTCTGCCACCGGCTGGAGCTGGCGCGTGAGGTAATGTTCGTAGTCGATGGGCGTACGCCGGGTTTCCAGCGGTTCGGGGCCGGCGAGGGTGATCACGTAGCTGATCCAGCCGCCATTCTGGTACTGGCGCGGGCGGCCTTGCTGGTCGTTGTATTCGTCGGCCATGCGCGCCGCGCGCACATGCGGCGGCACATTGCGCTGGTAGTCGTCCAGTCTACGGCGCAGGCGCTTGCGGTAGATCAGATGCTCATCGAGCTGGCCGGCCAGGGTGCGGCGCACGTAGTCGCGCACATAGTCCTGGTAGGGCTGCCGGTTGAAGATCAGCAGATACAGCTCGCGCTGGAACTGCCGGGCCAGCGGCGACCAGTCGCTGCGCACGGTTTCCAGGCCCTTGAAGACCATCTCGCTGCTGCCGTCCGCCGCCGTGACCAGCCCGGCGTAGCGCTTCTTGCTGCCCTCTTCGGCGCCGCGGATGGTCGGCATCAGGAAGCGGCTGTAATGGGTCTCGAACTGCAGCTCCAGGGCGCTTTCCAGGTCGTATTCCTGGCGCAGGTGCGCGCGCCACCACTGGTTGACGCGCTGCACCAGGGCGCGGCCGATCTGCGCCGCCTCCTCCTCGCCATGCGCGCGCCTGAGCCAGACGAAGGTCGAGTCGGTGTCGCCGTAGATCACCGCATGGCCTTCGGCCTCGATCAGCTCGCGGGTCCTGCGCATGATCTCGTGGCCGCGCAGGGTGATGGAGGAGGCCAGGCGCGGGTCGAAGAAGCGGCAGCCGCTGGAGCCGAGCACCCCGTAGAAGGCGTTCATGATGATCTTCAGCGCCTGCGACAGCGGCGCGTTGTGCTCGCGCTTGGCTGCCTCGCGGCCCTGCCAGACGCTTTCGACGATGGCCGGCAGGCAATGCCGGGTGCGCGAGAAGCGCGCGCCGCGAAAGCCCGGCACCGACTCGCTGTCCTCGGGCTGGCGCATGCCCTCCACCAGCCCCAGCGGATCGATCAGAAAGGTGCGGATGATCGACGGGTACAGGCTCTTGTAGTCGAGCACCAGCACCGATTCGTACAGGCCGGGCTGCGAGTTCATCACGAAGCCGCCGGGGCTGGCTTCCGGTGGTCGCTCGCCAAGGTTCGGCGCGACGAAGCCCTGGCGGTGCATCAGCGGGATGTACAGGTGGCAGAAGGCCGCGACCGAGCCGCCGCTGCGGTCGGCAGGCAGGCCGGTGACGGTGGCGCGCTCGAGCAGGAAGGTGAGGATCTCGGTCTTGGCGAAGATCCGCGTGACTAGCTCGCAGTCCTTGAGGTTGTAGCGCGCCAGGGCCGGCTTGTCCTCGGCGAACATCCGGTCGATGGCGTCCATGCGCTGGTACGGCGTGGCGATGTCCTTGCCTTCGCCGAGCAGGGTTTGCGCGACGTTCTCCAGGCTGAACGAGGAGAAGCTCCAGGTCGCCGAGCGCAGCGCCTCGATGCCGTCGATGATCAGTCGCCCGGCGGCCTCGGCGAAGAAGTGATTGTTACGGCTGGCATGCTCGCGCCAGCCCATCGCATCGCCGCCGCGACCGAGCTGCAACGGCACCTGCAGGCGCTGGGCGTGCTCGTGCAACACACGCAGGTCGAACTGCACCAGGTTCCAGCCGATGATCGCATCGGGATCATGGGCGGCCAGCCACTGGTTGAGCTTCTCCAGCAACTGCTGGCGGCTGGTGCAGTACTCCAAGGCGAAATCCAGCGGCGTGTCCGCGCCGTTGGCCGGCCCGAGCATATACACCTGGCGCTGGCCGCAACCCTCGAGGGCGATCGAATACAGGTCGCCCTGGGCATTGGTTTCGATGTCCAGGGACGCCAGCTTCAAGCGCGGGCGATAGTCCGGGGCGGGCTTCATCTGCGCATCGAGCAGCATGCCGCTGGCGTCCGGCGTGCCACCGAAGCACACCGGCGCGGTGATGAAGCGCTCCATCAGGTAGCGCTCCGGCGGGCGGATATCGGCCTCGTACACCTCGACCCCGGCCTTGCGCAGCAGCTTGTCGATATTCATCAACTGGCGATGCTGGCGGCAATACAGGCCGAGCACCGGCCGATGGTGGAAGTCGCACAGCTCCAGCGGGCGCAATTCGACGTCACGTTCCCCGCGCAGCAACGCCTCGGCCAACGCGCGTTGCTCGGCAGGAATAAACGCCACCGAGGGCTGACACGGCAGGCGGATATGCCGCGGCCCGGCGTCGGTTGCCAACCAGAACTCGACATGCGTACCGGCCGGCGTATCGCGCCAGTGTCGGGTCAGGACAAAACCCTGCTGTAGATCCACCGCTGCAACCTCAAGTCCTTGTTTCACGCTGCGATTCTACGTGGCATGGGACGCGATTGCGCGGGCAGGGCAGCGGGGTGGGTTATCTGGGCGATTGTGAGTGTGGGCGTGGGTTGTTGTGGGGGGCAGTTGCCGGCCAGAAGGGGACATTTGAATAGACCTACAAGATAAAGCGCGGGTCAGACTTCACTCCTCTTCCAGCATAGGTAACTGAAAATTATAGTTCTTTATGCGCGACATATTTCGTCGCACATGTACTCCATGCTTCCAGTCGAGAACATCACTGGAAACACATCATGGATCGCCTGATCAAGGAAAATCTCGAAGCCCTTCTGCAAGACGCTTCGCATAGCAAACGTTTGGGCCGGCGCATCATCAATCTCGCCGGCTTTCTCTCCTCGGACGAGCCGCCAATCAGCATCCGCGA encodes:
- a CDS encoding DNA polymerase II, which encodes MDLQQGFVLTRHWRDTPAGTHVEFWLATDAGPRHIRLPCQPSVAFIPAEQRALAEALLRGERDVELRPLELCDFHHRPVLGLYCRQHRQLMNIDKLLRKAGVEVYEADIRPPERYLMERFITAPVCFGGTPDASGMLLDAQMKPAPDYRPRLKLASLDIETNAQGDLYSIALEGCGQRQVYMLGPANGADTPLDFALEYCTSRQQLLEKLNQWLAAHDPDAIIGWNLVQFDLRVLHEHAQRLQVPLQLGRGGDAMGWREHASRNNHFFAEAAGRLIIDGIEALRSATWSFSSFSLENVAQTLLGEGKDIATPYQRMDAIDRMFAEDKPALARYNLKDCELVTRIFAKTEILTFLLERATVTGLPADRSGGSVAAFCHLYIPLMHRQGFVAPNLGERPPEASPGGFVMNSQPGLYESVLVLDYKSLYPSIIRTFLIDPLGLVEGMRQPEDSESVPGFRGARFSRTRHCLPAIVESVWQGREAAKREHNAPLSQALKIIMNAFYGVLGSSGCRFFDPRLASSITLRGHEIMRRTRELIEAEGHAVIYGDTDSTFVWLRRAHGEEEAAQIGRALVQRVNQWWRAHLRQEYDLESALELQFETHYSRFLMPTIRGAEEGSKKRYAGLVTAADGSSEMVFKGLETVRSDWSPLARQFQRELYLLIFNRQPYQDYVRDYVRRTLAGQLDEHLIYRKRLRRRLDDYQRNVPPHVRAARMADEYNDQQGRPRQYQNGGWISYVITLAGPEPLETRRTPIDYEHYLTRQLQPVADAILPFVGDDFSRLVGGQLGLF